From a region of the Luteibaculum oceani genome:
- a CDS encoding NAD(P)-binding domain-containing protein, translating into MATILIIGCGWLGRSLASSLKLNGCSVLCTTRSIERCVELSQDGLDVFQYSLGEKFQSKQLANIGTVVIAVPPSKDSDYLQNLSETTEYLREKRIILASSTSAYPSSGEFSEDCSIKTPSNPTVFKAEQIVKRVAKHLLVIRFGGLYNTTTRHPGNWMKNKSEISDGWVNMITEEDAVGVIEYFISSKPNETGLYNAVEPGKIKKSEFYTLACRHLGIPTPRFKVINESKWISSEKLRKVGYTFKYSHPTEVFK; encoded by the coding sequence ATGGCTACCATTTTAATTATAGGTTGTGGGTGGCTTGGAAGATCATTAGCAAGTTCACTAAAACTAAATGGTTGCTCCGTGCTTTGCACAACCAGATCTATAGAAAGATGTGTTGAGTTAAGCCAAGATGGACTTGATGTTTTCCAGTACAGCTTAGGTGAAAAATTCCAATCCAAACAATTAGCAAATATTGGAACCGTGGTTATAGCTGTTCCACCCTCGAAGGACTCCGATTACCTTCAAAACCTTAGTGAAACAACGGAATACCTGAGGGAAAAAAGAATCATTTTGGCAAGTAGTACCAGCGCCTATCCCAGCTCTGGCGAATTTAGCGAAGATTGCAGTATTAAGACACCTAGCAATCCCACAGTATTTAAGGCAGAGCAAATAGTGAAGCGGGTTGCGAAGCACTTGTTAGTTATTCGCTTTGGAGGTTTATACAACACAACTACCCGACACCCAGGTAATTGGATGAAAAACAAATCTGAAATTTCAGATGGATGGGTAAATATGATTACCGAAGAAGATGCGGTTGGAGTAATCGAATATTTTATTTCCAGCAAACCAAATGAAACAGGGTTGTATAATGCTGTTGAGCCGGGTAAAATTAAAAAGAGTGAATTCTACACATTGGCATGCAGGCATTTAGGAATTCCTACTCCTAGGTTTAAAGTGATAAATGAGAGTAAGTGGATTTCGAGTGAAAAACTTCGTAAAGTAGGGTATACCTTTAAGTATTCTCACCCTACAGAAGTGTTTAAATAA